The Emys orbicularis isolate rEmyOrb1 chromosome 9, rEmyOrb1.hap1, whole genome shotgun sequence genomic sequence GAGTCTATAAAGGGGAACCAAAAACTCTATCATTAATGCAAAGGAGTGTCTGAATATTATTAGATATAACttctatttatatagcacttttgaTGCCAAAGGATAAAAGGCACTTTATAAACTTAAACTGTTATAAAGAAATTGCATCATCCCACTAATGAAATGTAACCACCGCTGGAAAGCACAGCAGCACATAGCAACACCAGCTACCCTCTTAGGGTAGGAGGTGAAGGAGAATAGGCAGACTGAATCCATCATTTGAACTACATTTAAAGGGAAAGCTAGATAGTCTACTGCATGTTTGTGTTTTGTTACATACATATGTAGGGGGAAATGAAATGCTTACAAACATCTGGGCAGAAATtcatgttttatttcaaaataagacCTATGTCCTAGAATAAGAGTTGTATCCTACTCTGAAACACTGATGCTGAATTTTAAATTAGTCCTCCTTTAATCCTaaaacttaaacacatgcttaactttacttacatgagtagtagttctgaaattaaaaaaaaaaaaaaaaaaaaaagatatataggagtcaatgggactattcacatgcataaaatCTTTCTAGGACCAGGGCCCGAGTTTCTATTTACAACAAATATAACTGAACACTTTTTCATTCCATTATCATTCCACAGCCTGATGCAGCCACACCTCCTTTTAggttttaacatttaaaataggTACATCTATAtctcaatatattaaaaaaacatttacaatTGTCCATGTGTACACATACAAGACACTTAAAAAACAATATAGACATCAATAATGGTCGTTACAATGACATCTCTTCATTAGTAGGTAGAAAAATAATTCCATACATTTTCTCATTATTTCATCTTCTTATTACGGGGtcacaaaaaacaaagaaaaaactcaAATCAGTTTTTGCCTCATATCTATTTCTATAAAAAACATTCACCACAAATACATTCCAGAAGACagcttggggaaaaaataaaaatcacctaCATATATGAAGCTAAACTAATGACATCTGACACTACAGCTTTAGACTCAGGTAGCCACAAATATAGCTTAATGTTCCAAAGGGATCAGTTCCTTTGGGATATCCACTTGCCATACATCTTTGCCCCCTTTAGCAGGAATAGGTTCCAGTAGCCATCTTGGATTTGAAACAACAGTCAAATATTTCTGCTCCAGGCTAGTGAGTACAGCTTGATTTTCCAGCTCCAAAATCTTTTCAGGAGATAAATTTTCTGGATACTGTGAGGTCTCTCCAATGTCAACTAGCCCTGTATTATAAATGCAAAAGTTACTTGGCAGGTTAGTTcccctccccaacagaagttTTCCAAAATAAATTCTCAACAACTTCCCAGTCCACATAAAAAACAACTAATTTATATTATAGGAAGGTCTCTATATCCAATATACACACCTTAAACAACAAGTGTCAATCTCTGCAAAAGGCAGCCTATGTGACTCAAGATGAAAAGAAAGATGAGCTGAAGCATGCAGCTATAAGATTAATAACTCAGTGCGATGTAATTCTGTTAAAAAGAAGTTCTGCAACTACTGAGGTATTATTGAAAACTTGGGAGCCAAATTCAGCCCAGGAacagctcctcttaaaaaaacagaactgtGCCCACTTATAACAGCTGAATTTGCccctattttattaaaatatcaaCAAAAGAAAGTAAAAGGGGTACTAGACAGCAGGAACTTTCATATCTTTCTGTGattaaacatttttatgaaaTAAAGGCCAAATAAATCTTCATTCCTTTTCACAGTTTAGCATGTGATTTAGGCAGAGATTATAAatctacatacacctctacctcgatataacgcaacccgatataacactaattcagatataatgcggtaaagcagtgctcaggggggcggggctgcacactccggtggatcaaagcaagttcgacataacgcggtttcacctataacgcggtaagattttttggctcccgaggacagcgttatattgaggtagaggtgtactacctAACAATTTTCAGTATTGTACAGACGGAACAATATTTTGGTTTATGTGATAAACTGTTCctaaggaaataaaaatattaaaatgaaaatgcaaGAGTTGGTCGGACAAAAGAATTGATATAGATGAggctaaaaacaaaaaatggataCAAACTTCATAACTACACATACAGTACATCTACTTCAACCTaatttaaagcaaagaaacaacaCTTCTGTCATAATTTTGTACCACAGTAATAAACTTCTCCATTGCCCaaacaataaaaaacaatatTTGGAGTATTCAACCATTTGCACAATTGAAAGAGGCAGCCATCAAAATAATGTACTAACATGACATGAAAAGCATGCCATGACTTCATTTAACTATAGGAGCACTGTAAAATAATAACAGCAAGAGGTCTCAGAAGCTCAACATGCAAGTAAATACATGTACAATCAGCATTTTTAGTAACATAAATTTAGCATCTGGCCCATTTTAGACCTTCTCAAACTATTACAAGCTGGGCACAAACCTACTAATTTTTACAGTCTTGAAAGCAGCAGTGTCTAAAAATAAAGCTCAAGGGGCCATACTGAATACTCCATTTTCCTTGACTCAGGAAGAGCAAACTGAGTCCTATCTTTCTCTAGCTATAAGTCCCACATCTCATGAGGGAAGCATGCAACAGAGGAGGCAAAGCTACTTTCTCCTCTAGATCCAGTAGAGTGATCCAGCAGAATCCGAGAAGTAGTGCTGGTAGAGGTGGTTCAGGAGGCAGTACCCCCTACAGTCTCCCTGTGCCCACAGACCAGATTCAAATCCTTTAGTTTGTCAAAAAGTCAGAGGACACAACTCAGGGAAAACATTTTCAACTTGTAATCAaatgcaaatttattttttaaacagtcaCCCTCAAGGCCACAATTTAGAGCCTTCAAGGGCCACAACTGGACACCACTGCTGACCATATCAGCAGGCCAGATTGTGGGTTGGACACCACTGCTTCAGAGCAAGTGTTAAAACAGTTTTATAATTAAGCTCATCAgaactgtgtttttgtttttttaataatttcaatggataatatgtTTATTTTTGAGCATTCGTTTTAGATTGTTATAGATTTGAATGTTCATAGATGCTGGAAACTATGAGGTAGAGATCAGCCAACAGACTTTAGACAGTAGactttgagattcaaaaagttaaagccttATATCCATTAAAATACAAACTGTCAacctcacatgtcaaaatatacaaagtaaatattcttaaatcaaactctaataaattctcaagcagcttttttcttactttgccgaTCTGTAAATTTAAATTATTGATTGACATATTTTTGCGTCAGTTTATATGTCTACAGTGAAActgatgtttactgacatttaccaataaaaaaataatccttccaagcctagttacAATCAGTAAAGTAagtaaaagtgaaatattttaatacaagGTGCATATAtgttaagtcagtggttctcaaagccggtccgccgcttgttcagggaaagcccctggcgggccgggccggtttgtttactgccgcatccgcaggttcagccagtCAGGGCTCCTACtagctgcagttcgccgctccaggccaatgggggctgcaggaagcggcacgggccgagggatgtgctggccacccttcctgaagcccccattggcctggagcggcgaaccgcgaaccagtgggagccgcgatcgtccaaacctgcggacgcggcaggtaaacaaaccggcccggcccggcccgccggggctttcccctgaacaagcagcggaccggctttgagaaccactgtgttaagtCATACTTACCTATTTTACTAACTAAGATCCTGACCATACAACGCTAACCATGTGGGCAGCTCCATGAGCCAGCATGGAGCCCAGCTCACCTTAATGGAGGACTTCCCATGTGCtattcctgagggcattctgcaccaaaaaattaaaaattctgcaagttttatttgtcaataaatgcagaggctccagcatgggagtggggagcacaggccactagcTGTATGAAGGTggggatcaccctgcagcctccccacccccgagacacagactcagtggtgatgctgcacccaaccctgacacaacacaaggcctgggcctgcctcagaaacaccctggggccctgccaccctgtgccaggtgcaccagctgtggggcaggcaggcaggctcaaccaagtgtggaggggctcagtgtggggggatctaggtatggggtgagaggattctatGTGGGACAATCTAGGTGCAGGCAGTTCAgcgggggtctaggtgtggggatctggatgcacatcTGGATCTTGGGGGggtttccaggtgcaggggcaatgggactctgcaggggattccaagtggttggggctcagcggaggggtGCTTGATGGGGTGggtgtctgggtgcagctagttgggagTCAGTGGCATAGggatctggatgtgggggctcagggtggtgcagggaatggggcttgtcagggtgggggtttgagtgcagggagctctgtggggagtggtctgggtgcagggctgggggtccaGAGGCAGGGGGGGCCTGGGTGCAGGGGTTGAGGTATGGAGGGCTAGGAGGGTTCTGGGTGAGGCTTGAAAAGGGTGTCTGGGAGGTCCATTGgccgatgggggagcagctccctgtacagtgaccccacAGCtaaggagcaatgggggcaggaagcaggggaggatgctgaacTTCTTGCAGCTGGAGGAGGTTTCTGGgtgtgggtctgacacagccccagccactccttgcaggggaagaggaagtcctgtcctctcctGTCTCCAGTCCAGCCGGGACTAACGGCTGATCCTGGCTCAGgacaggagccactggctggggtgtccccagccctgcagtgatttacctctctgccagctgctccgggtgcctgaaaCGATGTACCTGCGCAGCTAGGGATTGGTGCGTGACTGcccttgcagcttccctttgcttccctgtcagaaagtcatttttctgcagggcaGCAAAGAAATCTGTAGGGGACATGAATTCGCCCAGAAGTAACAATGTGCAACACACTGCAGAATTGAAACCTAAGGCCCCTATCCCGCAAACTTTTAAGCATGTAAATAACCTCACTCACACAAATAGacctattaaaataaatggacTACTCAAGAGAATAAGTAGTCTCTGCAGGCCCTGAATCAAAATGTTTACTTCTGTTAGcacctgaagtcaatgaaagaatAAGCTGAACTCCATTCTGTTTCTGGCATTGTGAGACTTGTCAGATAACTCTTAGTTCCAAAATTATTATTACTGGTGATAATGAAGAAAGCAGAATAATTTAACTGGATATTTAGAATACTAGGAGTTTGCACTGCTAGCAGTTTGAAGAATTACGTTTTTACTTGTAAATGACACAAATTGGATCCATAAATATTCATGATGAGGGGTAAATTTTCCACTTGTCAACATTAAaaactgtgtgtgcatgcacacacatacacacgatTTGGGTGCAAACAACTGCTATCTGCTTAAATTATTCCAAAACCTTAGTGCACACACAAGTTTGCATCCAAAAAAATTCACTGGCCCCCAGTGGTATTTTGTGGGTTTAAAATTCTAATATTTGCATGTATATTAGGCTACTGAACATGCTCACACAAAGATTAGAATGTTTAGGGAGTATGAATTAGCATAGATATACCCCCAGTAACAGGCATGTGTGCGTGCAATTGTGTGTGCTcatgaaagaaagagagagagatgggagaggGTGCTGGCATTTGAAAatttaagccccaatcctgcagacaccTATGCATGAGCTTTACTTTGTGTGTGTAAAgttgtctcattgacttcagtgccacTACTCATAGAACCTAAAGTTAAACTTGTACATAAGTCTTGGCAGGATTGGCACCTTACAGTCACTTTTCTAAGTTCAGCTACTCTTTAAGATTTCATATACTGCTTTACAACTTTCGGCCCAAATATGATCACATTTCCACCTACTCAATCTCACTGATATCAATAAGGTTGCACAAGTGGAAAGGACAGCAAAATCTAGCCTTTTGTATTTatttggtattttatttttaatgtttttgtgaACTTCACAGTACCTCACAAAAAATTACAAAGTTATAAAAAAATTGTCTAGAGACAGGTTACAAAATTTGTGCTTAAGAAACTGTGTTTACAAATTTAAAACATGCTTAGGACTGTGTGCAATAAAAAAGATCAACATTGCTTACCAGCAATAACTCCTCTGCCAAATTTTTCCCCTTTATCTAGTAGCTCTTGAACTTGTGTAGGTGTCATGCCAAGTCTATTCAGAAGGATCTCTTTCCATGTTTCATCTTCCCAGTCCTTAAAAGCTATGTGAATAGCAATAGTGCAGTTCTTATAGTCTACCAGCAAAGGACGCCAACGAGTCTCTATTGTTTTGACTTTGTTCAAAACCAATCCAGCATAGGGTTGCCGGAAGGAAAGACAGCCAAATATCATCTTTCTTGAGCGTCACTCTTTACCTTATATTTCTCTCATATCCTGTTtagtttaaggggaaaaaaattaattagtTTAGCACAACACCCTGATGTCCAGGACTTGAAAATCTATCCAGCAGTGGCCACTGAAAACTAATGCATCTGCCTGCACAACAGTCTTGGGAAGTTTTGCAAAATATTCTGATTATTCAAGTCACTGTACCTTCAGAATGTCTTAGAATTTCTAGAAAGCAAGAGTGAGTTTTCAAACATTTAATCTGTCTTGAAACTCCAAAAATTAGATTATgatcagttacactggtgtctattattatttgtatggtaGTGGCTAGAagctccaaccaagatcagggccccttgtAACAgggcactgaacaaacacaaGAGTGAGAGACTGTCCCTGCTGGACAatgttacaa encodes the following:
- the LOC135883774 gene encoding protein EOLA1-like, with the translated sequence MIFGCLSFRQPYAGLVLNKVKTIETRWRPLLVDYKNCTIAIHIAFKDWEDETWKEILLNRLGMTPTQVQELLDKGEKFGRGVIAGLVDIGETSQYPENLSPEKILELENQAVLTSLEQKYLTVVSNPRWLLEPIPAKGGKDVWQVDIPKELIPLEH